From one Deltaproteobacteria bacterium genomic stretch:
- a CDS encoding ABC transporter substrate-binding protein encodes MKHFVRIIACFGILNVSALGAVAAERITAAYTSIAAAYAPFWVAKDKAIFDKYNFDTRLIYMRGTVPTLAALANGELDFVQSGASPFIPYAAKGGDVVLLGCLANKVIDYVLIAHPSISRIEQLRGKNIGISRVGDQTHHYVREILKRYGIAIKDVRLVQTGLQPERVAALRQGLTTASILNRPNNLPLEQEAFKRLLDIEDLKLPAGVRCLITTKKIIKAKPAMVENFVMAWLESVRFILTQKRETRQVIAKYTLNNDDVHLEEAWNTLATQTEIPPYASISQLQGQTNMMAEDQPDLAKFDAKVMVDNSVIKKLEDSGWTKKLFR; translated from the coding sequence ATGAAACATTTTGTACGGATCATCGCTTGTTTTGGCATCCTCAACGTCTCGGCATTGGGCGCCGTTGCCGCCGAACGGATCACCGCCGCTTACACCAGTATCGCCGCCGCCTACGCGCCGTTCTGGGTCGCCAAAGACAAAGCCATCTTCGACAAGTATAATTTCGACACGCGCTTGATCTACATGCGCGGCACCGTGCCGACTCTGGCGGCGCTGGCCAACGGCGAACTCGACTTCGTTCAGTCCGGCGCGTCGCCGTTCATTCCCTACGCCGCCAAAGGCGGCGACGTCGTGCTGCTCGGCTGCCTGGCGAACAAAGTCATCGACTACGTGCTCATCGCCCATCCTTCGATTAGCAGAATCGAACAGCTGCGCGGCAAGAATATCGGCATCAGCCGAGTCGGCGATCAGACCCATCATTACGTGCGGGAAATTCTCAAACGCTACGGCATCGCCATCAAAGACGTGCGCCTGGTGCAAACCGGCCTGCAACCGGAGCGGGTCGCGGCGCTGCGCCAAGGCTTGACCACCGCGAGCATTCTCAACCGGCCCAACAATCTGCCGCTGGAGCAAGAGGCTTTTAAACGATTGCTCGACATCGAAGATTTAAAACTGCCGGCCGGCGTGCGTTGTCTGATCACGACCAAGAAAATCATCAAAGCCAAACCAGCGATGGTGGAAAATTTTGTCATGGCCTGGCTCGAATCCGTGCGCTTCATCCTCACGCAAAAGCGCGAGACCAGACAGGTCATCGCCAAATACACGCTCAACAACGACGACGTGCACTTGGAAGAAGCCTGGAACACGCTTGCGACACAGACCGAGATCCCGCCCTACGCTTCGATCAGCCAGCTCCAAGGCCAAACCAACATGATGGCCGAAGACCAACCCGACTTGGCGAAATTCGACGCCAAAGTGATGGTCGACAACAGCGTGATAAAAAAATTGGAAGATTCCGGCTGGACTAAGAAACTGTTTCGCTGA
- a CDS encoding ABC transporter substrate-binding protein, giving the protein MTIQKTIVARVSLIALVALGSLFAAPANGADKLRVSNCYIGGAILPLWLAKDAGFYAREGLDVEQIWIQGNPAVSSLVSGEIDLLYCIPHNVIGAMASGADLQFIASVYNRMQYRIVAAPGIDKMEQLKSKVVGIARIHDVSHFYLRLEMKRLGMNADTDVRVISTGGQADRTMALKNGRVAATILNLAFAMTLGKDGFKSVLDIETLNFPVVGNMSAVRRGFLKERRPVAVRFVRALVASMKKIQDDPEFSKKVLAKNLRLQDKAIIDENYRFNSEKFLEPFPTLPIEGLRYAIDSLVPTVPAAKNLKAEALIDGSILAEVAKAVP; this is encoded by the coding sequence ATGACGATACAAAAAACGATTGTGGCGAGGGTTTCGCTGATTGCGCTGGTGGCGCTGGGTTCGCTCTTTGCAGCGCCGGCCAACGGCGCGGATAAGTTGCGCGTTAGCAATTGTTATATCGGCGGCGCGATTCTACCCCTGTGGCTGGCGAAAGACGCCGGTTTCTACGCGCGCGAAGGATTGGATGTCGAGCAGATCTGGATTCAGGGCAATCCGGCGGTTTCCTCGTTGGTGTCCGGCGAGATCGATTTGCTTTACTGCATTCCGCACAACGTCATCGGCGCCATGGCCAGCGGCGCGGACTTGCAGTTCATCGCCAGCGTTTACAACCGCATGCAGTACCGCATCGTCGCCGCGCCGGGCATCGACAAGATGGAACAGCTGAAAAGCAAAGTGGTCGGCATCGCGCGGATTCACGATGTGTCGCATTTTTATCTGCGGCTGGAGATGAAGAGGCTCGGTATGAACGCCGATACGGATGTCCGGGTTATTTCCACCGGCGGTCAGGCGGATCGAACCATGGCGCTGAAAAATGGCCGGGTGGCGGCGACGATCTTGAATCTCGCCTTCGCCATGACGCTGGGAAAAGACGGTTTCAAAAGCGTCCTCGATATCGAAACTTTGAATTTTCCAGTCGTCGGCAACATGAGCGCCGTGCGCCGTGGGTTTTTAAAAGAACGGCGGCCGGTGGCCGTGCGCTTCGTGCGCGCGTTGGTGGCGAGCATGAAAAAAATCCAAGACGACCCGGAATTCAGCAAGAAGGTCTTGGCCAAGAATCTGCGCCTACAGGATAAAGCGATCATCGACGAAAACTATCGCTTCAACTCGGAGAAATTTCTCGAACCGTTTCCCACCTTGCCGATCGAAGGCTTGCGCTACGCCATCGACTCGCTGGTGCCGACGGTGCCGGCGGCGAAGAATTTGAAAGCGGAAGCGTTGATCGATGGCAGTATTCTCGCCGAAGTCGCCAAGGCAGTGCCATAA
- a CDS encoding ABC transporter substrate-binding protein: MKFGIGSFAATLLFVSAASTSFGAEPALEKVRIAVSSKSLGFLDTWAAKERGFFRKHGLDAEIIAMRPPLTIGALQAGEIDYAIGASTTSRGAISGAPVRIVSLALRSSFHTLVSRPAIKTIADMKGKTVAVTIGAADDFVARHLLRRGGVDPREVNFVNMGGSETRFPALYNGTIDASPLSLPFFLVAKRQGYNLLGTASDVLDMATVGIGTSLKKISQEREQVKNWFALSSTPCAGSRARKMKSCRSCKSFTASTKRWRWHPTRSMPS; this comes from the coding sequence ATGAAATTTGGTATTGGAAGCTTTGCCGCCACGCTGCTGTTCGTCAGCGCGGCATCGACCAGCTTCGGCGCCGAACCCGCGCTGGAGAAAGTCCGCATCGCGGTATCGTCGAAATCGTTGGGCTTCCTCGACACCTGGGCGGCCAAAGAGCGCGGTTTTTTCCGCAAGCATGGCCTCGACGCCGAGATCATCGCCATGCGCCCGCCGCTCACCATCGGCGCCTTGCAAGCCGGTGAGATCGATTATGCCATCGGTGCCAGCACCACTTCGCGCGGCGCCATTTCCGGCGCGCCGGTGCGCATTGTTAGTTTAGCCTTGCGCTCGTCGTTTCATACGCTAGTCTCTCGGCCCGCGATCAAAACCATCGCCGATATGAAAGGCAAGACCGTCGCCGTCACCATCGGCGCCGCCGATGACTTCGTCGCGCGCCACCTGTTGCGCCGCGGCGGCGTCGATCCGCGCGAAGTTAATTTCGTCAACATGGGCGGATCGGAGACGCGCTTTCCCGCTTTATACAACGGCACCATCGACGCTTCGCCGCTGTCGCTGCCGTTTTTCCTCGTCGCCAAGAGACAAGGCTACAATCTGCTCGGCACCGCATCCGACGTTCTCGACATGGCGACGGTGGGCATCGGCACATCGCTGAAAAAAATTTCGCAAGAACGCGAGCAGGTAAAAAATTGGTTCGCGCTCAGCTCGACACCCTGCGCTGGATCAAGAGCCAGAAAAATGAAGTCGTGCCGTTCCTGCAAAAGTTTTACGGCCTCGACGAAGCGATGGCGGTGGCATCCCACGCGATCTATGCCAAGTTGA